The genomic region GCCGCAACGTGCAGGGCACGGTGCTCATCGACATCGGCAAGGTCGAGGCGGTCCTGCCGCAGGCCGAGCAGGTGCCCGGCGAGGAGTACACGCACGGCAGTCGGATCAAGGCCTACGTGGTGTCCGTCGCCCGCACGTTCCGGGGACCCCAGGTCACCGTCTCGCGCACGCACCCGCACCTGGTGCGCAAGCTCTTCGCCCTCGAGGTCCCCGAGATCGCCGACGGCAGCGTCGAGATCGTGGCGGTCGCCCGTGAGGCCGGTCACCGCTCGAAGATCGCCGTCCGGACGAAGGTCTCCGGGCTCAACCCGAAGGGCGCCTGCATCGGCCCGATGGGTCAGCGCGTGCGCAACGTCATGAGCGAGCTGCACGGCGAGAAGATCGACATCGTCGACTGGTCCGAGGATCCGGCGACGTTCGTCGCCTCGGCGCTGAGCCCCGCGCGGGTGAACAGTGCACGGGTCGTCGATCCGCAGGCCAAGGCGGTCCGGGTGATCGTCCCGGACTTCCAGCTGTCGCTGGCGATCGGCAAGGAGGGCCAGAACGCCCGCCTGGCCGCGCGGCTGACCGGGTGCCGGATCGACATCCGCAGCGACGCGCAGCCCGACGACGACACGGCGACTCCCTCTCCCGGGGTGGGTCGTCCGCCGCTGCGTTCCGGCGCTCCCGCGGGCGCTGAAGGCCGTCCACCCGCCCATCGGCCCCCGGCGCACCGCCCGCCGCCCCGACGCGCGGAACATCCCGGCCCCGCCACGCGCTAGAGTGCAGGGTGGTCGAAACGTCGAAACCGGTCCGCACCTGCGTGGGGTGCCGGCAACGCGCTCCGGCCAGCTACCTGCTGCGTGTCGTCGTGCGTTCCGGGGCCCTGGTCCCGGATCCCCGGCGGCGGCTCCCCGGAAGGGGGGCGTCGCTGCACCCCACACCGGAGTGCCTGAACGCAGCGGAGCGACGCCGGGCCTTCAGCCGGGCGCTACGTCTCCCCGGAGACGCCGGCGGCTCGTTGGAGGTCGGTCTGCTCCGGGACCACGTCCTCGGCTCCTCGTCGGAAGCCGCGGGGGCGCGGGCCCGGACGGGCAGAATCACAGAGGTGGAGCACCGCGGTAACGCTGCGGGCGCGGTCACCAGCAGTTCCACGTCGGATCGGCACCAGGCCGGTCCGCATGTCGACAGGACGCAAGTCGGATGACTCAGCCGTGAAGTTCTCACGATGACCATGCGCCACTAACGACGAGGTCGAGCGGGCAAGCCGCCGGCCTCACAAAGAGGAGACCCGTGCCAGGCAAAGCCCGCGTACACGAACTCGCCAAGGAGTTCGGTGTCGACAGCAAGACCGTGCTCGCCAAGCTCAAGGAGCAGGGCGAGTTCGTGAAGTCCGCGTCCTCCACCGTCGAGGCCCCCGTGGCCCGACGGCTGCGTGAGGCCCTCGGCAGCACCACCGGCGGCGGCAACGGCGCGGCGGCCCCCAAGCCGACCGCGCGTCCCAGCGCGCCCGCTCCGGCTGCCCCGGCGGCATCTGCTCCCGTGGCCCCGGCCCCGGCCGCGGCTGCTCCCGCTCCCGCTGCCCCCGCCGCTCCCGTGGCCCGACCGGCCGCACCCGGGCCGCGTCCGGCCGCTCCTGCGCCTCAGGCTCCGGCCGCGAGCGCTCCGACCCAGCAGCCGGCCACCCCGCGACCGGCCACACCCCGGCCCGCTGCGGCCGGCGGGGCCGCGCCCGCCGCTCCCGCCGCTCCCGCCGCTCCCGGTGGCTCGGCTCCGGGTGGTGCCGGTCCCCGCCCCGGCCCCCGTCCGGCACCGCGTCCGGGCAACAACCCGTTCAGCAGCACGCCCCGACCGCCGGCACCCGGCGCCCCGGCTCGTCCCGGCCCGGCTGCGCCCGGCGCCCCGGGCGCGCGTCCGGCGCCCGGTGCCCCGCGTCCGGCGGCCGGTCCGGGCGGTCCCCGCCCCGGTCCCGGTGGTCCGCGTCCCGCTCCCGGTGCCGGCGGCCCCCGTCCGGCCGCCGGCCCCGGTGGTCCGCGTCCCAACCCGGGGATGATGCCGCAGCGTCCGTCGCCGGGCATGATGCCCGGCCGGCCGGCCGGTGGCGGTCGTCCCGGCGGCGGTCCCGGTGGTCCCGGCGGTCCCGGCGGCCGTGGCCGCCCGGGCGGTCCCGGTGGCGGCGGCGGCGGTGGCTTCCGTCCCGGTGGCGGCGGCGGTGCTCCTGGCGCCGGCGCTCCGGCCGGTGGCGGCTTCCGGGGCGGTGGTGGCGGTCGTGGCCGTGGCCGCGGTGGCTCGGGTGCCGGTACTGCCGGTGCCTTCGGCCGTCCCGGCGGACGCGGTCCGGTCCGCGGTCGCAAGAGCAAGAAGCAGCGTCGTCAGGAATTCGACTCGATGGCGGCGCCCAGCATGGGCGGCGTCTCGCTGCCGCGCGGCAACGGGCAGACCGTCCGGCTGCCGCGGGGTGCGTCCCTGACCGACCTCGCCGAGAAGATCAACGCTCAGCCCGCAGCCCTGGTCACCGCCCTGTTCCACCTGGGCGAGATGGTCACCGCGACGCAGTCGGTCAACGACGACACGTTGCAGCTTCTCGGTGCCGAGATCGACTGGGTCATCCAGGTCGTCAGCCCCGAGGACGAGGACCGCGAGCTGCTCGAGACCTTCGACCTCACCTTCGGTGACGAGGAGGGTGACGAGGAGGACTGGTCGTCCCGCCCGCCGGTGGTGACCGTCATGGGTCACGTCGACCACGGGAAGACCAAGCTGCTCGACGCCCTGCGGCACGCCAACGTGGTGTCGAAGGAGGCCGGCGGCATCACCCAGCACATCGGCGCATACCAGATCGTCACCGAGCTGGAGCACAACGAGCGGCCGATCACCTTCATCGACACCCCGGGTCACGAGTCGTTCACCGCGATGCGTGCCCGTGGCGCGAAGGTCACCGACATCGTCGTCCTGGTCGTCGCGGCCGACGACGGCGTCATGCCACAGACGGTCGAGGCGCTCAACCACGCCCAGGCCGCCGAGGTGCCGATCGTGGTCGCGGTGAACAAGGTGGACAAGGAGGGGGCCAACCCCGCCAAGATCCGCCAGCAGCTCACCGAGTACGGCCTCGTCGCCGAGGAGTACGGCGGCGACACGATGTTCGTCGACGTCTCGGCGATCACCCGGCAGGGTCTGGGTGACCTGACGACGGCGATCCTGCTCACCGCGGATGCCTCGTTGGACCTGCGCGCGAACACCGAGCAGGACCCGCAGGGTGTGGTCATCGAGGGCAAGCTGGACAAGGGCCGCGGCCCTGTCGCCACGGTGCTGGTCCAGCGCGGCACGCTGCGCCAGGGCGACTCGATCGTGGCCGGCGACGCCTACGGACGCGTCCGGTCGCTGCTCGACGAGCACGGCAACAAGCTCAAAGAGGCCCTGCCCGCGCGTCCGGTCCAGGTCGTCGGCCTGACCTCCGTGCCGCGCGCCGGTGACACCTTCCTGGTCGTCGAGGAGGACCGGGTGGCACGGCAGATCGCCGACCGCCGCCAGGCCCGCATCCGCAACGCGCAGAACGCCTCCATGCGCAAGCGGATCAGCCTCGAGGACCTCGACGCCGCGCTCAAGGAGACCCGTCAGCTCAACCTGATCATCAAGGGCGACAACTCGGGCACCGTCGAGGCGCTCGAAGAGGCGCTGATGAAGATCGAGGTCGACGACGACATCTCGCTGCGGGTCATCCACCGCGGCGTCGGTGGGATCACCAAGAGCGACATCGACCTGGCGCTGGCCGACGACGTCATCGTCCTGGGCTTCAACGTCCGGGCCGAGGGCCAGGCCACCGAGCTCGCCAACCGCGAGGGGGTGGACGTCCGGTACTACACGGTCATCTACCAGGCCATCGACGAGATCGAGGCCGCGCTCAAGGGGATGCTCAAGCCCGTCTACGAGGAGGTCCAGCTCGGCACGGCGGAGGTCCGCGAGGTCTTCCGGGTGCCGAAGATCGGCAACGTCGCCGGTTCGCTGGTCCGCAGCGGCACGATCGTCCGCAACTCGAAGGCCCGGCTCATGCGCGACGGTGCCGTGGTCGCCGACAACCTGTCGGTGGAGTCGCTCCGCCGGTTCAAGGACGACGCGACCGAGGTCCGCGAGGGCTACGAGTGCGGTATCGGCCTGGGGTCGTTCAACGACATCAAGGTCGACGACGTGATCGAGACCTTCGAGATGCGCGAGATCCCGCGCAGCTGAGGAAGTTCCCCCTGCCCCCGCCGTCCGCACGCCGGCGGCGGGGGCGGGACGGGGCCGACGTCGCCCGGCAGCGGGAACGGGGAAGGGGTCGGCGTGTTCACCGGAACGCTGACCGCTGACCTGCTGCTGGGCGACGTCCACTCGCTCAAGGGCAAGCGCGCCGCGGTGCGGCCGATCGTGGCCGAGCTGCGGCGCCGGTTCGCCGTGGCCGCCGCGGAGGTGGGGGACCAGGACCTGCACCGCCGCGTGCAGGTCGGCGTCGCCACCGTCGCGGGGGACGCCGGACAGGTGACCGACGTCCTCGACGCCTGCGAGCGGTTGCTCGCCGAGCGGCCGGAGGTGACGCTGCTGTCGACGCATCGTCAGCTCTTCAGCGACACCGACGACGACTGAGCCGCCCGCTCCGTCCTGCCCGACGGTGCCCGGTCCACGACATGGGACCGGCACCCCTCTCCGAGGAGGTCCGATGGCCGATCCGGCCCGCGCCCGCAAGCTGGCGGTGCGCATCCGTCAGATCGTCTCCGCCGCGATCGAGACGCAGATCAAGGACCCCCGCCTGGGCATGGTGACCGTCACCGACGCCCGGGTGACCGGTGACCTCCGCGAGGCCACGGTCTTCTACACCGTCTACGGCGACGAGACCCAGATCGCCGACTCCGCCGCGGCCCTCACCAGCGCCACCGGCGTGCTCCGCTCCACCGTCGGCAAGCAGACCGGCATCAAGTTCGTGCCGACGCTGACCTTCGTCGCCGACATCGTCCCCGACACCGCGCGGGAGCTGGAGGAGGCGCTCGAGCGGGCGCGACACGCCGACGCCGAGCTCGCCCGCGCGCGGGAGGGCGCCCAGTACGCGGGCGAGGCCGACCCGTACAGGAAGCCGGCCGAGGACGACGACGAGGACGACGACGGCGAGGGCACGGTCGGGTCGGACACTGCCGATGACAGTTCCGACGATCCCGCCACCACCAGGAGTGCGTCGTGAGTGAGAACGACCCGGATCCGCACGAGCCCGACGAGGGCCAGGGGAGATCTGTCCTGGGCGGTCACGAAGTCCCCGACGCCGGAGACCCCACCGACGGTGGCAAGCACGGCCAGCTGGGCGACGCCCCGAGCATCACCGCCGACGAGCCCAGCGACGGCTCGACGTACCCGGTGGGCGGGGGCTCGGTCACCGAGGAGCAGAACGCCCCGCCGGTCTCCGACCCCGGACCGGACGTCTGATCGGCGTGACGATCACCTCACGACGTGCGGTTGACTCCCCGCTTCGCACCGCCGCCTCCGTGCTGGCCGAAGCGGCCGACGCACGCGCGACCGTCGTCCTCTCGGGGCACGTGCAGCCCGACGCGGACGCGCTGGGCAGCACGCTGGCCCTCGCCGAGGGTCTGCGACGCCGGGGCGCGCGCGTCCTCGTCACCTTCCCGAATCCCTTCACGCTGCCGGTGTCGCTCGGCTGGCTGCCCGGCGCCGAGGGGCTCGTCCCGTCGTCGACCGTCCCGTCCTCGCCCGACGTGTTCGTCAGCCTGGACGCGGCCTCGCCCGGTCGCCTGGGCGAGCTGGCCGTGCTGCTCGACGACGCGGGTACCTCCGTGGTCGTCGACCACCACGCCAGCAATCCCGGCTTCGGCGACGTGCGACTGGTCGACGGCGCGGCTCCCGCCACCGTCACGCTGGTCGCCGGCCTCCTCGACGAGCTCGGCGTTGCCCTGGACGCCCAGCTGGCGACCCTGCTCTACGCCGGTCTGGCTGCCGACACGGGCTCCTTCCGCTTCGGCAACACCCGCCCGGAGACCCACGAGCTGGCCGCCCGGCTGCTGGCGACCGGCATCGACCACTCCGACATCAGCCGGCGCCTGTTCGACACGGCACCCTTCGGCTGGCTGGGGCTGCTGTCGGTGGTCACCGGTCGCGCCGTCCTCGAGACCGACGTCGGCGCCGGCCTGGTGTGGACCTGGTCCAGTACCGCCGAGGCGGCCGAGCACGGCCTGCCCGGTGAACTGCTCGAGGCACTGGTCGACG from Blastococcus colisei harbors:
- the nusA gene encoding transcription termination factor NusA, with the protein product MNIDVTALKAVEREKGIPADTVIEAIESALVTAYRHADGAAKHVRVHVDRKSGEVAVLAQELGPDGEVVREWDDTPTDFGRIAASTAKQVIVQRLRDAEHEQTFGEYAGKEGDIVSGIVQAHDRRNVQGTVLIDIGKVEAVLPQAEQVPGEEYTHGSRIKAYVVSVARTFRGPQVTVSRTHPHLVRKLFALEVPEIADGSVEIVAVAREAGHRSKIAVRTKVSGLNPKGACIGPMGQRVRNVMSELHGEKIDIVDWSEDPATFVASALSPARVNSARVVDPQAKAVRVIVPDFQLSLAIGKEGQNARLAARLTGCRIDIRSDAQPDDDTATPSPGVGRPPLRSGAPAGAEGRPPAHRPPAHRPPPRRAEHPGPATR
- a CDS encoding YlxR family protein, producing MGCRQRAPASYLLRVVVRSGALVPDPRRRLPGRGASLHPTPECLNAAERRRAFSRALRLPGDAGGSLEVGLLRDHVLGSSSEAAGARARTGRITEVEHRGNAAGAVTSSSTSDRHQAGPHVDRTQVG
- the infB gene encoding translation initiation factor IF-2 encodes the protein MAAPSMGGVSLPRGNGQTVRLPRGASLTDLAEKINAQPAALVTALFHLGEMVTATQSVNDDTLQLLGAEIDWVIQVVSPEDEDRELLETFDLTFGDEEGDEEDWSSRPPVVTVMGHVDHGKTKLLDALRHANVVSKEAGGITQHIGAYQIVTELEHNERPITFIDTPGHESFTAMRARGAKVTDIVVLVVAADDGVMPQTVEALNHAQAAEVPIVVAVNKVDKEGANPAKIRQQLTEYGLVAEEYGGDTMFVDVSAITRQGLGDLTTAILLTADASLDLRANTEQDPQGVVIEGKLDKGRGPVATVLVQRGTLRQGDSIVAGDAYGRVRSLLDEHGNKLKEALPARPVQVVGLTSVPRAGDTFLVVEEDRVARQIADRRQARIRNAQNASMRKRISLEDLDAALKETRQLNLIIKGDNSGTVEALEEALMKIEVDDDISLRVIHRGVGGITKSDIDLALADDVIVLGFNVRAEGQATELANREGVDVRYYTVIYQAIDEIEAALKGMLKPVYEEVQLGTAEVREVFRVPKIGNVAGSLVRSGTIVRNSKARLMRDGAVVADNLSVESLRRFKDDATEVREGYECGIGLGSFNDIKVDDVIETFEMREIPRS
- a CDS encoding DUF503 domain-containing protein yields the protein MFTGTLTADLLLGDVHSLKGKRAAVRPIVAELRRRFAVAAAEVGDQDLHRRVQVGVATVAGDAGQVTDVLDACERLLAERPEVTLLSTHRQLFSDTDDD
- the rbfA gene encoding 30S ribosome-binding factor RbfA, whose translation is MADPARARKLAVRIRQIVSAAIETQIKDPRLGMVTVTDARVTGDLREATVFYTVYGDETQIADSAAALTSATGVLRSTVGKQTGIKFVPTLTFVADIVPDTARELEEALERARHADAELARAREGAQYAGEADPYRKPAEDDDEDDDGEGTVGSDTADDSSDDPATTRSAS
- a CDS encoding DHH family phosphoesterase codes for the protein MLAEAADARATVVLSGHVQPDADALGSTLALAEGLRRRGARVLVTFPNPFTLPVSLGWLPGAEGLVPSSTVPSSPDVFVSLDAASPGRLGELAVLLDDAGTSVVVDHHASNPGFGDVRLVDGAAPATVTLVAGLLDELGVALDAQLATLLYAGLAADTGSFRFGNTRPETHELAARLLATGIDHSDISRRLFDTAPFGWLGLLSVVTGRAVLETDVGAGLVWTWSSTAEAAEHGLPGELLEALVDVVRATEEADVACVLKGQDDGSWSVSLRSRGATDVARVAMALGGGGHVLAAGYSSYLDREKTIEALRAELSA